TCGAGCGCAACGAGGAAGCGGTCGGTGCTCTGAAGCTGGTAGCGGCGGCCAAGGCGAACGACCCTGCCGAGGTTGCGCGACTGATCGCCGCGAAAGTTGCCCTCAACGAACGAGTCCCCATGGTGGGAAACCCTGATGACAACTACACGCCGCTCGGCATAGCCGCGCGAGACGGACACACCGAGGTCGTGCACCTGCTTATCAAAGCGGGCGCCGACCTGGACCGCATCATCGGACTGATGGGCGGCACCGCCCTCCACGACGCAACCTACTTCGGGCACGCCGACATCATCCGGGCGCTGACCCAGGTTTCCCGGAACGCCGACAAGGCGGTCCCCGACATAGACGCCACAGGTCCCTACAACGGGCTCTGCGCCCTTCACGACGGCGTATGGCACGGGCACCTCGAAGTGGTGAAGGCGCTGGTCGAGGCCGGAGCACGTCTCGATCTACGGGGCCACACGGGCGTCACCCCGAAGGAGCTGGCGCTTCGCTACGAATACGAGGACATCGCCCGCTTCCTCGACGCCGCCGACCAGTCCTAGAAACCCGGCAACCCTCCAAGAAGGATCCTGCTATGAGCGAGACCATCCAGCCCCGACCCTTCGATTTCCCCGAATCCGCACTGAAGGATCTGCGCGAGCGCCTTTCGCGCACCCGCTGGCCCGAGCGCGAAACGGTGTCCAATTCCAGCCAGGGCGCACCCCTGAAGCGGATGCAGGCGCTCATCGACTACTGGCGAGATGGGTACGACTGGCGCGCAGCCGAGAAGCGGCTGAACGCACTCAACCCGTCCACGACGCGAATCGACGGGCTCGACATCCACTTCCTCCATATGCGTTCACCGGAGCCGGATGCCCTTCCGCTCGTGGTCACGCATGGCTGGCCGGGCTCTCCGTTCGAAATCGCCAAGTCCATACCGCTCCTGGCAGACCCCCGTGCTCACGGCGGTGACCCCAAGGACGCCTTCCACGTGGTCGTCCCTTCGATGCCCGGGTTCAGCCTCACGGAGAAGCCGACCGAGACCGGCTGGGGCGCGGAACGTATCACAAGCGCCTGGGTCGAACTGATGCGGCGACTCGGGTACGACCAGTTCGTCGCGCAGGGCGGCGACTGGGGCTACGCCATCACGAACGCGCTCGGCGCCATCGGCGCACCGACGGTGCAGGCAGTACATTTCAACATGTTTCCCGTTTTCGAAACGATGGAAGCACAGGACGAGGACGAGCGGCGCGGACTGGAACGCCTGCGCGACTTCCAGACGAACAAGTCTGCGTATCAGCTCGAGCAGATTCAGAGCCCGCAGACCATCGGCTACGCGCTCACAGACTCCCCTGTGGCGCAGGCCGCATGGCTCTACGAACTGTACGAGCGCTGGACGGACAATGACGGCGATCCGGAACAGGCACTGAGCCGTGACGACATGCTCGACAACATCACGCTCTACTGGCTGACCGCTACCGGCGCCTCGTCCGCACGCATCTACTGGGAAAGCATGCGCAGCTTCCGGGAGCAGGAAATCTCCGTTCCCGTCGGCTTCAGCCAGTTTCCGCGCGATCTCCATCTGGCCAGCCGGCGGTGGGTGGAGGAGCGCTACCCGACCCTGGGCCACTACAACGTGCTGCCGAAGGGCGGGCATTTCCCGGCATGGGAACAGCCCGAGCTGTTCACCGAAGAGGTCCGCGCAAGCTTCCGCCATCTTCGTTGGGTGTAGCTCCTTTCGAGGGACGGCTCTACCTGCGTGAACTGCGGTTTGCAGGCTGAAAGGCCTTCCGCTCGCTGAGCAGGCCTTTGTGATCCGGCTGACGGTTCGGCGCTTCATCTGCGGGTCGGCGCTCGGCTGGCGGCCCAACTGGGTTTCGGCGCGGGACGGATGACCTTGTTACGCAGGGTCATGGCATTGCCCGATCCACGGTTCGGCACTCCGCGTGTGCTGGGCGTGGACGACTTCGCGATCCGTCGCGGCCAGACGTACTCCACTGTCTTGACCAGCGTCGAAGACCATCGCGTGCGATGTGCTCCCGACACGTGAAGCCGGGCCGCCGGCCGCCTGTCGGGCGCGGCAGTGTCGGGGGTGGCGGGCGCCGGCTCCTTGAACGCGGGTGTCGGCGTCACGGTGCGCTCGGCCTGGGCGTGCCACCAGCGTGCTTCGGTGAGTTCGCCGCGGGCGAGGTGGTGCAGGTGGAGGCAGAAGGCGGCGGTGGCGTCTCCGTCGCCGGCGGCGTACTGCCACCAGTCGCGGGCGGCTTCGTCGGATCGTGTGAGCCGCAGGGTGCAGCCGAGCACGCGGGCGCCCGCCGGGTCGGGAAGCGGCTGGGCGAGGACGAACGCGTCGCCCAGGACGTCCAGGGCGGTGGAGGCGACGACAGCACGGTCACGTCCCCGGCGAGTTCGATGGTCATCGGCTGGTGGATTCCCCTCCTGAGGTAAGACGGGCCCGGTGCACATTCCCCCCAGGATGGAGGCCCGGGAGAGATTCGCCGCCCGCGTGGCCGCCGTGGCGGCGGCGGCCTTCATGCTCCTGCCGCAGAACGCCACGGCGGCCGACAGCACCACCGTGTCGCGCGCCGTGGCTCCGATGTCGCTCGCGCAGAGCATCGAGCTTCTCCCCGTCGGTGTGGAGGACCGGACCGGGTACGACCGGGCCAAGTTCAAGCACTGGGTCGACGAGGACAAGGACGGATGCTCGACCCGTGCCGAGGTGCTGCTCGCCGAGTCCCGCGTCGAGCCGACCGTCGAGGCCGGCTGCTGGAAGCGCGCGAACGCCTTCTTCTCCGCGCACGGGATTACCGTCGAGCGCGTCCTCACGGACAACGGCTCCTGCTACAGATCACGGCTATTCGCCCAGACTCTCAGCGCAGCCGGATCACCCACAAACGCACTCGCCCCTATCGCCCGCAGACAAACGGCAAGGTCGAGCGCCTGAATCGCACCCTGCTCGACGAATGGGCGTACGTGCGCCCGTACTCCAGCAACGCCGAACGCACCGAAGCCCTGACGGACTTCCTGCACACCTACAACTGCCACCGGTGCCACACCGCACTCGATGGACAACCGCTGATCAGTCGCGTCAACAACCCTGCGGGTCAATACATCTAGGGCGTGTTTTAGAAGTAGCGTCGTCCGCCCATCGGGCGGGGCCCACGGCGTCTGGTGCGTGCGATCGCAAGGCGGAGGATCAGCCCCGTAGATGGACCGGACGTACTTGGATGACTCCGACAACGCGGCGAGCGTGCGTGCCAGGCGTCGTGGGCCAGACGGGACTTCTAAAACACGCCCTAGTCCTTGCCGTCGTCGTCCTCGTCGGAAGACCCGTACTGTCGACATGCCCTCCTCGCCGGTCGAGGCCGGCGTCATCCCGCCGCGTGCCGAGGGAGTGGAACCCTGGCGGTGGGCTGCGGCCCCGTCTCGTGACCTTGGTGCGGTCGCTCGGGCATTCCTCGCCCGCGATCACCCTCGGTTACTATGCTCACTTCATGCCGGGGGGCCGGCAGCAAGTGGAAGCGTTGGGTGGCCTGGGAAATGTTGAATGAGGTCGTCGCGACTCGTTACGTCACGCCCTTGCGTGAAGGCGGTTCGCTCCCCGGGATCGTCGAGGCCGACGATCTCGGGACCTATGTCATGAAGTTCACCGGCGCGGGGCAGGGGCGCAAGACGCTTGTCGCCGAGATCGTCTGTGGGGAGTTGGGGCGGCGGCTCGGGCTGCGTGTGCCGGAGTTGGTGACCATCCAGCTCGACCCCGTGATCGGTCTCGGGGAGCCCGACGAAGAGGTGCAGGACCTGTTGAAGGCGAGCGGCGGGCTGAACCTCGGGATGGACTTCCTGCCCGGGTCGCTGGGGTTCGATCCGCTCGCGTACGAGGTGGGGCCGGCCGAGGCGGGCCGGATCGTGTGGTTCGACGCGCTCATCAACAACGTCGACCGGTCCTGGCGCAACCCCAACATGCTTGTCTGGCACGGCGATCTCTGGCTCATCGACCACGGCGCCACCATGATCTGGCACCACAACTGGCCCGGCGCCCAGGCCTCCGCCGCGAAGCCGTACGACGCGTCCGACCATGTCCTCGCCCGGTTCGGGCCCGACATCGCCTCCGCCGCGGCCGAACTCGCGCCGCTCGTCACCGAGGAGCTGCTCACCGAGGTCACCGCCGACGTGCCGGACGAATGGCTCGTGGACGAGCCCGGGTTCGAGACCACCGACGCGGTACGGCGCGCCTACGTCGCGGCGCTGCTGCCGCGCGCGGCGACCATCCATGAACGTCTCATCCTCGACACACCCCCCAAGACGCGCCCCTCGCGGGCCCCCGGCTGGCTGACCGATCATCTCGCGCCTTGGCCCCATCCCACCAAGAAGGCCGGAGGCGAGGGCCGATGAACGGACGCGATGTGTTCGAGTACGCGCCGCTGCGCGTCGTACCGAGGGTCGAGCGCGGGGAGTTCATCAACGCGGGCGTCCTGGTCTACTGCCGGGCCAGATCGTTCGTGGCCGCCCGCACGCACCTGGACGAGTCCCGGCTCAAGGCGCTCGCGCCGGACACCGATGTGGCGGGGGTACGCGCGGCGCTGCGCGCCGTCGAGGACGTCTGCGCGGGCGGTGACCCCGCCGGGCAGGCCGCGCGCGACGACGCGGGGCGGCGGTTCCGCTGGCTGATCGCGCCCCGTTCGACGGTCGTCCAGCCCGGTCCCGTACACACGGGGCTGACGCTCGACCCGGCGGCGGAGGCCGAGCGACTGCTGGACCTGCTGGTCCGGTAGGACCCGGAGCGGGCAGGCCTACCCGCGTACCCGGTGTGACACACGTTCGCCGCCCCCGTGTGCCGTTGACACCGGGTGTCAGGGCTTCTAGCGTCACGGCAGCTGAATACTAAGCGGTCGCTCAGCGCACCCGTGCCGACACCGCGATCCAACGGACGAGGAGAGCAGCATGTCCACCACCGAGCAGCGTGTCGCCGTCGTGACCGGCGCGGCGCGGGGGATCGGCGCCGCGACCGCGGTGCGTCTCGCGGCCGAGGGCCGGGCCGTCGCCGTACTCGACCTGGACGAGAAGGCCTGCGAGGAGACCGTCGGCGCCATCACCGCCGCGGGCGGCAAGGCCCTCGCCGTCGGCGCCGACGTCTCCGACTCCGCCCAGGTCGAAGCCGCCGTCGCGCGCGTCGCCGCCGAACTGGGCGCGCCCACCGTCCTCGTCAACAACGCGGGCGTGCTCCGGGACAACCTCCTGTTCAAGATGAGCGAGTCCGACTGGGACACCGTCATGAACGTGCACCTCAAGGGCGCCTTCCTGATGGCACGCGCCTGCCAGCAGCACATGGTGGAGGCCAAGTTCGGCCGTATCGTCAATCTGTCCTCCAGCTCGGCGCTCGGCAACCGCGGCCAGGCGAACTACTCCGCGGTCAAGGCCGGCCTCCAGGGGTTCACCAAGACCCTGGCCAAGGAGCTCGGCAAGTTCGGCGTCACGGCCAACGCCGTGGCCCCCGGTTTCATCGTCACCGAGATGACCGCCCAGACCGCCGCCCGCGTGGGTATGGGCTTCGAGGAGTTCCAGGCGGCGGCGGCCACCCAGATCCCGGTCCAGCGGGTCGGCGTCCCCGACGACATCGCCAACGCGATCGCCTTCTTCACGGGGGAGAACGCGGGATTCGTCTCGGGCCAGGTCCTGTACGTCGCCGGCGGACCCCTCAACTGAAACGGAAGGCGGCGGACATGACGGAACAGCCGAAGGAAGCGGACCGGCCCGACAGCGGCAGGGTCGCACTGATCACGGGCGCCAGCCGCGGCATCGGTTACGGCATCGCCGAGGCGCTCGTCGCCCGCGGCGACCGGGTGTGCATCACCGGACGGAACGAGGAAGCGCTCAAGGAGGCCGTCGAGCGTCTGGGACCCGACCGGGTCATCGGCTTCCCCGGCAAGGCCCACGACGAGGCCCACCAGGTGGCCGCGGTCGACCGTGTCATGGAGGCGTTCGGCCGTGTCGACTTTCTGGTGAACAACGCGGGCACCAACCCGGTGTTCGGCCCGATGGCCGATCTCGATCTCAACGTGGCACGCAAGGTCTTCGAGACCAACGTCGTCTCGGCCCTGGGCTTCGCCCAGCTGACCTGGCGCGCCTGGCAGAAGGACAACGGCGGTGCGATCGTGAACATCGCCTCGGTCGCGGGGGTGTCCGCGTCGCCGTTCATCGGCGCGTACGGGATGAGCAAGGCGGCGATGGTCAATCTGACCCTCCAGCTGGCTCACGAGTTCGCGCCCGGTGTGCGGGTCAACGCCATCGCGCCGGCCGTGATCAAGACGCGGTTCGCGCAGGCGATCTACGAGGGCCGGGAGGCGGAGGCCGTGGCCGCCTATCCGCTGGGGCGCCTGGGTGTGCCGGAGGACGTCGGCGGCGCCGCCGCGTTCCTCACATCGGACCAGTCGGACTGGATTACCGGGCAGACGCTGGTCGTCGACGGGGGAATTTTTCTGAACGCTGGTGTGCACTGACATATTTTGTCGGTGAATGCTCCCAAGTGCCCCATCGGACCTGCATATTGAACCGATGGGGCACTGCGGTATGGTCGCCCGACTCGTGGCTGAACAAGGAGCGTGCACGTGTTCAACCGGACCAGTCTGCAGGCGGCTGCAGCCCTCGCGTCCATATCCCTGCTGGCCGGATGTGGCCTGTTCTCGTCGGACGGCGCGGCCGAGGACAAGAAGATCATCATCGGTACCACCAGTGAGCCGAGCACGCTCGACCCGGCCGCCGCGTGGGACAACTCGTGGGAGCTGTACCGGAACGTCTTCCAGACCCTGGTGGCGTTCCCCACCGGCAGTACGACCCCTCAGCCCGACGCGGCGGACAACTGCAAATTCGCGGACTCCACGAACAAGGTCTACCGCTGCGAACTCCGCGAGGGGCTGACCTTTTCCAACGGTCACAAGCTCGACGCCGCCGCCGTCAAGCACTCGTTCGACCGCATTGTGAAGATCAACGTGAACGGCGGTCCCAACGGACTCCTCGCGTCCCTCGACGGCGTCACCACGGACGGCGAGCTGACCGTCACGTTCAATCTGAACAAGCCCGACGCCACGTTCCCCTTCGTTCTCGCCGCCCCCGCGATGTCCATCGTCGACCCGGAGGAGTACCCGGCCGACAAGCTCAGGGAGGACGGCAAGCTGACCGGTTCCGGTCCGTACACCCTTGAGTCGTACACCGCGGGCAGCGACGCCGAGTTGGCCGAAAACACCAGCTACAAGGGTTTCGCCGACCGCAAGAATTCAGCCGTCAAGATCCAGTACTTCCAGGACTCCGACAAAATGTTCGGCGCCCTGAAGAAGAAGGAGATCGACGTCATCTACCGGGGCCTCACCTCGGAGGAAGTCGTCGAGCTCGAACAGAAGAAGGAAGAGAACAATCACCTTCAGCTGATCGAGACCGTCGGCGCCGACATCCGCTATCTGGTGTTCAACCCCAAGGACGCGTCGGCGGCGAAGCTGCCCGTACGCCAGGCGGTGGCCCAGGTGGTCGACCGCGACGCGCTGGTGGCCAAGGTCTACCAGGGCACGGCCGAGCCGCTGTACTCAATGGTCCCCAAGGGCATCTCCGGGCACGCCACGAGCTTCTTCGACAGATACGGCGACCCGGACATCGACAAGGCGCGCGGCATCCTTGAGGACGCGGGCGTCGAGACGCCGGTGCCGCTGACCTTCTGGTTCACGACCGACCGTTACGGCTCCGGCACGGTGGCCGAGTTCGCGGAGCTCAAGCGGCAGCTGGAGGCGTCCGGCCTCTTCAAGATCACGCTGAAGAGCAAGCCCTGGAAGGACTTCCAGGCGGGCTTCCAGAAGGGCGAGTACCCGGTCTTCGGCCGCGGCTGGTTCCCCGACTTCCCGGACCCCGACAACTTCGTGGCCCCCTTCGTCGGCAAGAACAACGCGCTCAGCACCCCCTACGAGAGCCCCGAGATCACCACGGAACTGCTGCCGCAGTCGCGGCGCGAGAGCGACCGGGGCGCGGTGATCCAGCAGTTCGAACGCGCCCAGGAGATCTTCGTCGACGACGTGCGGCTGCTGCCGCTCTGGCAGGGCAAGCTCTACGTCGCCGCGTCGCAGGAGATCAGCGGCGGCGAGCGCGCGCTCGACCCGCAGACGGTCATGCAGCTCTGGGAGTTCAGCCGGAAGGCCAGCTGGTAGCGGCGATTGTCAGTGCCCACCGGTAGGTTCAGGAGTGGCCCAACTGATCGTTTACCGGAGGTTGTTGACGTGACCGACACCGACATGCTGCCCGAGTCCTGGCGTGGCGTCCTCGGCGAGGAACTGCAGAAGCCCTACTTCAAGGAGCTCACCGAGTTCGTCGAGGAAGAGCGGGCGAAGGGGCCGGTCTACCCCCCGCGCGAAGAGGTGTTCGCCGCGCTCGACGCCACGCCGTACGACCAGGTGAAGGTCCTGGTCCTCGGCCAGGATCCGTACCACGGTGAGGGCCAGGGCCACGGTCTCTGCTTCTCGGTGCGGCCCGGGGTGCGCACGCCTCCCTCCTTGCGGAACATCTACAAGGAGATGAAGGAGGAGCTGGGCCACCCGGTGCCGGACAACGGCTATCTGATGCCGTGGGCCGAGCAGGGTGTGCTGCTGCTCAACGCTGTGCTGACGGTGCGGGCCGGCGAGGCCAACTCGCACAAGGGCAAGGGCTGGGAGAAGGTGACCGACGCGGTGATCCGCGCGGTGGACGCCCGGCCCGACCCCGCTGTCTTCGTGCTCTGGGGCGCGTACGCGCAGAAGAAGCTGCCGCTGATCGACGAGTCGCGGCACGTGGTGGTGAAGGGCGCGCATCCCTCGCCGCTGTCGGCGAAGAAGTTCTTCGGCTCGCGCCCGTTCACCCAGATCAACGAGGCGATCGCCGCGCAGGGGCACAAGGCCATCGACTGGCGCATCCCCGACCTGGGCTGACCGGCCCCCGCGCCGCCCGGCGCCTCCGTCACGGGCCCCGCCCGGCGGTCCGCGCCGGGCGGGTGAGCCTGTGCGGGAATGCCGGTCGCTGCGGTTAGCGTCGGGCCGGACGGGATCGACCGGACGGGCGCGGGAGGCGGCAGGCGATGGAGCGGCGCGAGGTGTCGGAGGACCCCGTCCTGACCAGGATCGGGCAGGCGGTCATACTGCTCCACGGCGGTGACCGCGAGGAGGCGCGCAACCGGTTCGGTGAGCTGTGGACCGAGATCGGCGAGTCCGGCGACCCGCTCCACCGCTGCACGCTCGCCCATTACATGGCCGACACACAGGACGATCCCGGCGACGAACTGGCCTGGGACCTGCGCGCCCTGACCGCGGCGGAGGGCCCGGCCCTGTTCCGCGCCTCACCGGCGATGCGGGCCTTCTACCCCTCGCTCCATCTCAACCTGGCCGCCGACTATGTGAAACTCCAGCGCCCCGACGCGGCGCGACTGCACCTCTCCCGGGCCCGCGCCGCCGTGAACGCGCTCGGGGACGACGGGTACGGGAACGGGGTCAGGACCGCGATCGGCCGCCTGGAGCGGCAACTGCTGGACAGTCCCTAGGTCCCGGTCCACCGGACAGGGCCTGGCCGTCCTCACTCGCCGTACGTCCTGTCGCAGATATGGCTCTCCGGGCTGTCCGGCGCCCAGCCCCCGTACCGCTCGCCGAGCGCGCACAGCTGCGCGGCCGCGTCCGGCAGCGCCGTCGGGGGCGCCGGCGCTGCGGAGGGCGCTGCCGGCCAC
The nucleotide sequence above comes from Streptomyces sp. NBC_01716. Encoded proteins:
- the fabG gene encoding 3-oxoacyl-ACP reductase FabG, yielding MSTTEQRVAVVTGAARGIGAATAVRLAAEGRAVAVLDLDEKACEETVGAITAAGGKALAVGADVSDSAQVEAAVARVAAELGAPTVLVNNAGVLRDNLLFKMSESDWDTVMNVHLKGAFLMARACQQHMVEAKFGRIVNLSSSSALGNRGQANYSAVKAGLQGFTKTLAKELGKFGVTANAVAPGFIVTEMTAQTAARVGMGFEEFQAAAATQIPVQRVGVPDDIANAIAFFTGENAGFVSGQVLYVAGGPLN
- a CDS encoding ankyrin repeat domain-containing protein, producing the protein MTLESSIRAGNLPAASSLLRAGADPNQRGTDGLTPLMIAAGLGQSYMVDLLLAAGADVFSVERRMGATALHKAAQSGNVDVIGSLLDHGAFIDQQSPVLGNTALTDAVLHKNAEAVGLLLQRGAKVTIKNIWQQTALDVARSDGLDAIAALIEEQVERNEEAVGALKLVAAAKANDPAEVARLIAAKVALNERVPMVGNPDDNYTPLGIAARDGHTEVVHLLIKAGADLDRIIGLMGGTALHDATYFGHADIIRALTQVSRNADKAVPDIDATGPYNGLCALHDGVWHGHLEVVKALVEAGARLDLRGHTGVTPKELALRYEYEDIARFLDAADQS
- a CDS encoding HipA family kinase, with the translated sequence MLNEVVATRYVTPLREGGSLPGIVEADDLGTYVMKFTGAGQGRKTLVAEIVCGELGRRLGLRVPELVTIQLDPVIGLGEPDEEVQDLLKASGGLNLGMDFLPGSLGFDPLAYEVGPAEAGRIVWFDALINNVDRSWRNPNMLVWHGDLWLIDHGATMIWHHNWPGAQASAAKPYDASDHVLARFGPDIASAAAELAPLVTEELLTEVTADVPDEWLVDEPGFETTDAVRRAYVAALLPRAATIHERLILDTPPKTRPSRAPGWLTDHLAPWPHPTKKAGGEGR
- a CDS encoding uracil-DNA glycosylase is translated as MTDTDMLPESWRGVLGEELQKPYFKELTEFVEEERAKGPVYPPREEVFAALDATPYDQVKVLVLGQDPYHGEGQGHGLCFSVRPGVRTPPSLRNIYKEMKEELGHPVPDNGYLMPWAEQGVLLLNAVLTVRAGEANSHKGKGWEKVTDAVIRAVDARPDPAVFVLWGAYAQKKLPLIDESRHVVVKGAHPSPLSAKKFFGSRPFTQINEAIAAQGHKAIDWRIPDLG
- a CDS encoding epoxide hydrolase family protein yields the protein MSETIQPRPFDFPESALKDLRERLSRTRWPERETVSNSSQGAPLKRMQALIDYWRDGYDWRAAEKRLNALNPSTTRIDGLDIHFLHMRSPEPDALPLVVTHGWPGSPFEIAKSIPLLADPRAHGGDPKDAFHVVVPSMPGFSLTEKPTETGWGAERITSAWVELMRRLGYDQFVAQGGDWGYAITNALGAIGAPTVQAVHFNMFPVFETMEAQDEDERRGLERLRDFQTNKSAYQLEQIQSPQTIGYALTDSPVAQAAWLYELYERWTDNDGDPEQALSRDDMLDNITLYWLTATGASSARIYWESMRSFREQEISVPVGFSQFPRDLHLASRRWVEERYPTLGHYNVLPKGGHFPAWEQPELFTEEVRASFRHLRWV
- a CDS encoding ABC transporter substrate-binding protein; this encodes MFNRTSLQAAAALASISLLAGCGLFSSDGAAEDKKIIIGTTSEPSTLDPAAAWDNSWELYRNVFQTLVAFPTGSTTPQPDAADNCKFADSTNKVYRCELREGLTFSNGHKLDAAAVKHSFDRIVKINVNGGPNGLLASLDGVTTDGELTVTFNLNKPDATFPFVLAAPAMSIVDPEEYPADKLREDGKLTGSGPYTLESYTAGSDAELAENTSYKGFADRKNSAVKIQYFQDSDKMFGALKKKEIDVIYRGLTSEEVVELEQKKEENNHLQLIETVGADIRYLVFNPKDASAAKLPVRQAVAQVVDRDALVAKVYQGTAEPLYSMVPKGISGHATSFFDRYGDPDIDKARGILEDAGVETPVPLTFWFTTDRYGSGTVAEFAELKRQLEASGLFKITLKSKPWKDFQAGFQKGEYPVFGRGWFPDFPDPDNFVAPFVGKNNALSTPYESPEITTELLPQSRRESDRGAVIQQFERAQEIFVDDVRLLPLWQGKLYVAASQEISGGERALDPQTVMQLWEFSRKASW
- a CDS encoding DUF3037 domain-containing protein; amino-acid sequence: MNGRDVFEYAPLRVVPRVERGEFINAGVLVYCRARSFVAARTHLDESRLKALAPDTDVAGVRAALRAVEDVCAGGDPAGQAARDDAGRRFRWLIAPRSTVVQPGPVHTGLTLDPAAEAERLLDLLVR
- a CDS encoding SDR family oxidoreductase, which produces MTEQPKEADRPDSGRVALITGASRGIGYGIAEALVARGDRVCITGRNEEALKEAVERLGPDRVIGFPGKAHDEAHQVAAVDRVMEAFGRVDFLVNNAGTNPVFGPMADLDLNVARKVFETNVVSALGFAQLTWRAWQKDNGGAIVNIASVAGVSASPFIGAYGMSKAAMVNLTLQLAHEFAPGVRVNAIAPAVIKTRFAQAIYEGREAEAVAAYPLGRLGVPEDVGGAAAFLTSDQSDWITGQTLVVDGGIFLNAGVH